One Burkholderia vietnamiensis LMG 10929 genomic window carries:
- a CDS encoding ABC transporter permease, whose protein sequence is MSSSTPVSSSAGWTTDPAAVADAASPSPWRRTWLRFRAQRLGYWSLVIFVTLFALSLLAEGLSNDRPLVVRYDGHYYFPIVKDYPETQFGGDFPAKTNYLDPYIRAKIESHGNFAIYPPNRYRYDTIDYFASRPYPAPPSASNWLGTDQFGRDVLARLLYGFRLSVLMAFALTVSGVAIGVLTGALQGFYGGRTDLVGQRLIEVWSALPDLYLLIIFASIFEPSLWLLFILLSMFGWLVLSDYVRAEFLRNRALDYVKAARTMGLSNRQIMWRHVLPNSLTPVITFLPFRMSAAILSLTSLDFLGLGVLPPTPSLGELLQEGKNYLDAWWISISAFAALVVTLLLLTFMGDALRNALDMRARGSAFGGEQR, encoded by the coding sequence ATGTCCTCGTCGACCCCCGTATCCAGTTCAGCCGGCTGGACCACTGATCCGGCCGCCGTCGCGGACGCGGCGTCGCCGTCGCCATGGCGACGCACGTGGCTGCGGTTTCGCGCGCAGCGGCTCGGCTACTGGAGCCTCGTGATCTTCGTCACGCTGTTCGCACTCAGCCTGCTGGCCGAAGGATTGTCGAACGACCGGCCGTTGGTGGTGCGCTACGACGGCCACTATTATTTCCCGATCGTGAAGGACTATCCGGAGACACAGTTCGGCGGCGATTTTCCGGCGAAAACGAATTATCTCGATCCGTACATCCGGGCCAAGATCGAGTCGCACGGCAATTTCGCGATCTACCCGCCGAACCGCTACCGCTACGACACGATCGACTATTTCGCGTCGCGGCCATACCCGGCGCCGCCGTCCGCGAGCAACTGGCTCGGCACCGACCAGTTCGGCCGAGACGTCCTCGCGCGGCTGCTGTACGGATTTCGACTGTCGGTGCTGATGGCGTTCGCGCTGACGGTGTCGGGCGTCGCGATCGGCGTGCTGACGGGCGCGCTGCAGGGCTTCTACGGCGGGCGAACCGATCTCGTCGGGCAGCGCCTGATCGAAGTCTGGAGCGCGCTGCCCGACCTGTACCTGCTGATCATCTTCGCGTCGATCTTCGAGCCGTCGCTGTGGCTGCTGTTCATCCTGCTGTCGATGTTCGGCTGGCTCGTGCTGTCCGACTACGTGCGCGCCGAGTTCCTGCGCAACCGCGCGCTCGACTACGTGAAGGCCGCGCGCACGATGGGGCTGTCGAACCGGCAGATCATGTGGCGGCACGTGCTGCCGAACAGCCTGACGCCCGTGATCACGTTCCTGCCGTTCCGGATGAGCGCGGCGATCCTGTCGCTGACGAGCCTCGACTTCCTCGGCCTCGGCGTGCTGCCGCCGACGCCGAGCCTCGGCGAGCTGCTGCAGGAAGGCAAGAACTACCTCGACGCGTGGTGGATCTCGATCTCCGCGTTCGCGGCGCTGGTCGTCACGCTGCTGCTGCTCACGTTCATGGGCGACGCGCTGCGCAACGCGCTCGACATGCGCGCGCGCGGCTCGGCCTTCGGCGGGGAACAACGATGA
- a CDS encoding microcin C ABC transporter permease YejB, with product MLAYILRRLLLMIPTLIGVVTITFAVTQFVPGGPVEQVLAQLRHGSARGGDAGGGGGGYHGSQGVDPQQIEQIRKQFGFDKPPLERYLLMLKSYATFDLGQSYFAHRSVWAVIRSKLPVSITLGLWTVILTYLISVPLGIAKAVRNGSRFDTVTSVLVLTGYAVPGFVLGVLLLMLFGGGTFWQVFPMRGLTSDNFDDLTLLGKTLDYLWHIVMPVTASVVGNFAIVTILTKNTFLDEIGRQYVLTARAKGAPERDVLWKHVLRNAAIPLLTGLPAAFVGAFLNGNLLIETLFSLDGMGQLSYDSVIRRDYPVVLGSLFLFTLIGLLTKLIADICYVLVDPRIQFSRLDH from the coding sequence ACGCTGATCGGGGTCGTGACGATCACGTTCGCGGTCACGCAGTTCGTGCCGGGCGGCCCGGTCGAGCAGGTGCTCGCGCAGTTGCGCCACGGCAGCGCGCGCGGCGGGGACGCGGGCGGAGGCGGCGGCGGCTACCACGGCAGCCAGGGCGTCGACCCGCAGCAGATCGAGCAGATCCGCAAGCAGTTCGGTTTCGACAAGCCGCCGCTCGAGCGCTATCTGCTGATGCTGAAAAGCTACGCGACGTTCGACCTCGGGCAGTCCTATTTCGCGCACCGCAGCGTGTGGGCCGTGATCCGCTCGAAGCTGCCGGTGTCGATCACGCTCGGCTTGTGGACGGTGATCCTCACCTACCTGATATCGGTGCCGCTCGGCATCGCGAAGGCGGTGCGCAACGGCTCGCGGTTCGACACCGTGACGAGCGTGCTGGTGCTGACCGGCTACGCCGTGCCGGGTTTCGTGCTCGGTGTGCTGCTGCTGATGCTGTTCGGCGGCGGCACGTTCTGGCAGGTGTTTCCGATGCGCGGGCTCACGTCGGACAACTTCGACGACCTGACGCTGCTCGGCAAGACCCTCGACTATCTGTGGCACATCGTGATGCCCGTCACCGCGTCGGTGGTCGGCAATTTCGCGATCGTCACGATCCTCACGAAGAACACGTTCCTCGACGAAATCGGCCGGCAATACGTGCTGACCGCCCGCGCGAAGGGCGCGCCGGAACGCGACGTGCTGTGGAAGCACGTGCTGCGCAATGCCGCGATCCCGCTGCTCACGGGGCTGCCGGCCGCGTTCGTCGGTGCCTTCCTGAACGGCAACCTGCTGATCGAGACGCTGTTCTCGCTCGACGGGATGGGGCAACTGTCGTACGACTCGGTGATCCGCCGCGACTATCCGGTCGTGCTGGGCTCGCTGTTCCTGTTCACCCTGATTGGTCTGCTGACCAAGCTTATCGCGGATATCTGCTATGTCCTCGTCGACCCCCGTATCCAGTTCAGCCGGCTGGACCACTGA